The following are encoded together in the Acidobacteriota bacterium genome:
- a CDS encoding TRAP transporter TatT component family protein, with protein sequence MDAHFAVQVPADDPDALYRDRENLASAQKAADLWSARLTANPYDFTAAYRLAQARYWLGTNGLPEPQRKAALESGIAAARAAMAIDAKRPEGHFWMAANMGALAESFGLRQGMKYRGAIREALETTLKLEPAFLQGSADRALGRWYFKVPGLFGGSNKKSEEHLRKSLTYGPNSVISHLFLADTLADMGRKEEARKQYQAAIDAPLDPDWTPEDRRFKEQAKQLLQKLR encoded by the coding sequence TTGGATGCACATTTTGCGGTCCAGGTTCCCGCCGACGATCCCGACGCGCTTTATCGGGATCGCGAGAACCTGGCCAGCGCCCAGAAAGCCGCCGACCTCTGGTCCGCCCGGCTCACGGCCAACCCGTACGACTTCACCGCGGCCTATCGGCTCGCCCAGGCCCGCTATTGGCTGGGGACCAACGGCCTGCCCGAACCGCAGCGCAAGGCGGCGCTCGAATCCGGCATCGCCGCCGCGCGGGCGGCGATGGCCATTGATGCGAAGCGGCCCGAGGGCCACTTCTGGATGGCCGCCAACATGGGCGCGCTCGCCGAGTCGTTCGGCCTGCGCCAGGGCATGAAATACCGCGGCGCCATCCGCGAAGCGCTGGAGACGACGTTAAAGCTCGAACCCGCCTTCCTGCAGGGATCAGCGGACCGCGCGCTGGGCCGGTGGTACTTCAAGGTGCCGGGCCTCTTCGGCGGCAGCAACAAGAAGTCCGAAGAGCATCTCCGCAAGTCCCTGACCTACGGCCCCAACAGCGTGATCTCACACCTCTTCCTCGCCGACACGCTGGCTGACATGGGACGCAAGGAGGAGGCGCGGAAGCAGTACCAGGCGGCGATCGATGCCCCGCTCGATCCCGACTGGACGCCGGAGGATCGGCGCTTCAAGGAGCAGGCGAAGCAGCTGCTGCAGAAGCTACGCTGA